The proteins below come from a single Patescibacteria group bacterium genomic window:
- a CDS encoding methionine--tRNA ligase, with protein sequence MLYNLFMINYDDFKKLEIKIGTILEAEKIEGTDKLLKLKVDLGPSSASGQPELRVLVAGIAESYKPKSIIGKQVPILTNLEPRTLRGVESQGMILACVIDEKAVLLKPVKKVPNGTKIK encoded by the coding sequence ATGTTGTATAATTTATTTATGATAAACTACGATGATTTTAAAAAACTTGAAATAAAAATCGGAACTATTCTGGAAGCGGAAAAAATTGAAGGAACTGATAAATTATTAAAGTTAAAAGTAGACTTAGGTCCCTCGAGTGCCTCGGGACAACCAGAACTGCGTGTTCTGGTTGCGGGAATCGCTGAATCATATAAACCAAAATCAATTATTGGAAAACAGGTTCCGATTTTAACTAATTTAGAACCGCGCACCTTACGCGGAGTTGAAAGCCAAGGAATGATTCTGGCATGTGTTATTGATGAAAAAGCCGTCTTATTAAAACCAGTTAAAAAGGTTCCTAATGGAACTAAAATAAAATAG
- the secG gene encoding preprotein translocase subunit SecG yields the protein MDKILNIAQIVIAVLLSILILIQQRGTGLSSAFGGEGGVYFKKRGAEKVIFIATIIMAILFILSAILRMVIVE from the coding sequence ATGGATAAAATCTTAAATATAGCCCAAATAGTTATTGCTGTTTTGTTAAGTATTTTAATTCTGATTCAACAGCGAGGCACGGGCCTTTCGTCTGCATTCGGCGGCGAAGGAGGCGTCTACTTCAAAAAAAGAGGCGCGGAAAAAGTGATTTTCATCGCCACGATTATCATGGCAATACTTTTTATACTGAGCGCAATCTTAAGAATGGTGATTGTAGAATGA
- a CDS encoding phage holin family protein, producing MRFITKLILQILANALAIFIAVRYVHGASFGIDFTGDLVDYLIVGLILALANTFARPILKILSAPLIFITMGLFLIVINAIILFAVDWFIEALTITGFMGYFWSIIIISIVNAVIVGGFKKNKKYG from the coding sequence ATGCGCTTTATTACCAAACTTATTTTACAAATTCTGGCAAATGCTTTGGCAATATTCATTGCTGTCAGATATGTTCACGGCGCCAGCTTCGGCATAGATTTTACCGGCGATTTAGTGGACTATTTAATAGTCGGCCTGATTTTGGCTCTTGCCAATACCTTTGCCAGGCCAATTTTAAAAATCCTCTCCGCTCCCTTGATTTTCATTACTATGGGATTATTCTTGATTGTGATAAATGCCATTATCCTTTTTGCGGTTGATTGGTTTATCGAAGCATTGACGATTACCGGATTCATGGGATATTTCTGGAGTATAATCATAATTTCTATAGTTAATGCGGTTATCGTCGGCGGATTCAAAAAAAATAAAAAATATGGATAA
- a CDS encoding glucose-6-phosphate isomerase — MNLNKLKPDIRCLEDIESVIYDRKWLKTAPNMELYYMYRDFTETENDFMKVIKHDLRYDITIMKPIQLGKEFNKTMGHDHPIVPGTDITYPELYEVLEGKAIFILQNSEENKIKDIVAVKARKGDKIIVPPNYEHLIINIGKTDLKICNWISRSFSTHIYKPFKMKHGFCYYALKGLFRIKWVKNLNYESVPSLRFEEPNKFYNFNILKDQPSYGLINDLNKLDFLKSPQRYKWS, encoded by the coding sequence GTGAATCTCAATAAATTAAAACCGGATATTAGATGTTTGGAGGATATAGAGAGTGTGATTTACGATAGGAAATGGTTGAAAACAGCTCCGAACATGGAGCTGTATTATATGTATCGCGATTTTACTGAAACTGAAAATGATTTTATGAAGGTAATCAAACATGATTTGCGCTATGACATTACAATTATGAAACCAATCCAGTTGGGCAAAGAATTCAATAAAACTATGGGTCATGATCATCCTATTGTTCCAGGAACAGACATCACCTATCCTGAATTGTATGAGGTGTTGGAAGGCAAAGCAATTTTTATCCTACAGAATTCAGAGGAAAACAAGATAAAAGATATTGTCGCAGTCAAAGCAAGAAAGGGAGACAAAATTATTGTCCCGCCGAATTACGAGCATTTAATTATTAATATCGGAAAAACGGACTTAAAAATCTGTAACTGGATTTCTCGCTCTTTTTCCACGCATATTTACAAGCCGTTTAAAATGAAACACGGGTTCTGCTATTATGCATTAAAAGGTTTATTTAGAATAAAGTGGGTTAAGAACTTAAATTATGAATCAGTCCCTTCTTTAAGATTCGAGGAGCCGAATAAATTTTATAATTTTAATATTCTTAAAGATCAGCCGAGCTATGGGTTGATTAATGATTTAAATAAGCTTGATTTTTTGAAATCTCCGCAGAGATATAAATGGTCTTAG